Sequence from the Mauremys mutica isolate MM-2020 ecotype Southern chromosome 2, ASM2049712v1, whole genome shotgun sequence genome:
gaccaccacacccaggaggtgtgtgggttacacctaAACAGAGAACAAATActaaataatgggctcttcaatcttcAAAAGAAACCAAtaacaagatccattgtctagaagttgaagctagacaaattcagactggaaataaggcatacatttgtGACAGTGAAGGtcattaagcattggaacaatttaccaagagtcatggtggagTCTCAATGGCCTGTGTTTTATAGGAAGCCAGCCTAGATGGTTTTTAATATGGagacatacctatctcatagagctggaaaggactctgaaaggtcatcaagtccagccctctgccttttACTAAGCAGGGCCAAGTCCTCAttttgcccagatccctaaatgggtcCCTCAGGgcttgaactcacagccctgggtttaagcaggcaaatgctcaaaccactgagctatccctccccccggtgTTGAAAGTGATCTTATGAATCTGTTAATCTAGTACAGACTTGATTATTGTACATATTACAGGAGAAGGCAGAAGCCACAGTTATGGTTCAGGGCCCGTTTTGCCAGCTTACAAACACATTAAaaaccagtccctgccctggagagtttacagtctaaagtaAGACATAGTGTAATAAGTAGGTTGAACACACGATTGGATGGGGGCTGGGTTAGGGTTACTGTGCTAGGAACACAGATTAGCCACAGAGCAATTGGACAGTTTCAAATCAaaggacatttaaaaaatgcacctataaatatatcagaaacATTGAGATCAGTAATTGCTATGGGCAGAAACACAACAGTGTTGTAAATTGCACCtagctactcaacatgagtattTGGAATTATGAATCCAGCAGGTGACAGGAATGGGgattagaatcacagaatattagggttggaagagacttcaggaggtatctagtccaaccccctgctcaaagcaggacgaacaccaactaaatcatcccagccagggctttgtcaagccaggccttaaaaacctctaaggatggagattctacaacctccctaggtaaccctttccagtgcttcaccaccctcctagtgaaatagtatttcctaatattcaacctaaacctcccccactgcaaattgagaccattgctccttgttctgtcatctgagaacagccaagctccaccctctttggaaccccacttcaggtagttgaaagctgctatcaaatatTCCTCacccttcttttctgcagactaaattaccccagttccctcagcctctccttgtaagtcatgtactcctgtcccctaatcatttttgtttccctctgctggactctctccaatttgtccacatcccttctgtagtggagggaccaaaactggatgcaatactacaggtgtggcctcactagtgctgaatagtggggaataatcacttccctcgatctgctggcaacgatacagcccaatatgtcattggccttcttggcaacaaaggcacattgTAAGCCAGGAACAAATAACATTCCTGCAAGCCTCTAACATGGGGTGTGTTTTCCTTTTGCAGCTCACTCGCTGGTGTGCTTCACCTGTAAGGATGCATCCTCCAACTGGGATTGTCTGGCATCAACTACATGTGCAAGTGATGAAAACTACTGTGTGACCATGTATCTTGGTGCAGGAATTGGTAAGTTTGGGCATATTCTGCTTATTGTCTTTCCATAGCGCTTTCCCAGGTGacatcctgccccagctccagatCACTAGGTTTTCCTTCCTCCTTCTACTGGAAGGGTGGGACATCGCTGATGTGGAACTGAGAAATCACTCCTTGAAACCGAATGGCAGGAGAACTTTGCTGGGACGCACTAAGGTGGTGGGAGCTCCGGTGCTCATTAGTGAGGTTTGCACATGAGTGAATGACTGATCTAAGGGCAGTGCAGGCAATGGGGGCTCCATATCCACCTCTTCATCATTGGCTGAAGTTCTGAAATGAGGCTCTGTATAGCCCagtcctgcagctgctccccagCCATGCGATGGTTTAAGCACCAAACATCTCACGTGCTGGTGCAAGGTTCCACTATTGGCATGTGCAAGTGAGAGAATTTGCACATTCCAATCCCAGTGCCTGGCTGGTTGTGCATGCACAAAAGGAGGCTGGGTTGAAGCCTTTCGGGGTCTATTTGTGTCTGCTGCTTAATGAGCTGTGCTGTGACCTAACTACTACCAGCTCTTTAAAGCTCTGAGGCTCAACAGCAGGAGATAGGACAGTGTGACAATCTGGAATGAATTCTCAGGGTTCTCTTTGGCTGTTCCTAAATCCTGGCCAGAAATCTGAAGGGGATGTTCCCAGATGGTTACAAACGGGTCTGTAACTGCGAGGAAGAGACTAGTGCTGTTTTCAGGTTATATAATAGCAGTAGTGACTTCTAATCGCGGGGCATTGACTGGCAGAGCTAAGCTACATCAGTGCGATTATCTCCTTTGCAGAACTAAGGAGCGCCTGTCCGAACTCTGGGAAACATTTTAATCTTGAATCTCtttctcttatttctttttccagtTCAGGCGGACATTCCGGGCAGAGCATCTCTAAGGGATGTGCTTCAGTTTGCCCCAgcggtgggcagggccggctccagagcccagcggggcaagcacccgcctggggcggccctttcccgggggggcggcaggctgggccagcggacctgccacagtcatgcctgcgggaggtccaccggagccccgggagcagcggacctgccgcaggcatgactgcggaggggacgctcggccggcggctccagtggacctcccgcaggcatgactgcggacggttcgcaggtcccgcggcttggctggacctcccgcaggcatgcctgcggcagctcaaccggagccgccggacctgcgaaccgcccgcagctgcgggaggtccagccgagccgcgcgaccagtggaccctctgcagtcatgcccgcgggaggtccgctgctcccgcggctcgggggcgcctcccgggcatgactgcttggggcggccaaaaacctagagccgcccctggcggtgGGATAAACATAGGGATAGCAGCCGCCTCTGTTTCCTGCTGCAGTTCTTTCTTGTGCAACACCAGTGGGGCCAGCAGCGTCAAAGTCACCTACTTGGTGCTGGCCATGGCGATCTTGGCCACCTTCATCTATATCAGGGCTGGACTGTGATCAGGCCAGAAAAAAAGAACTTGATGACCTGAAGAACCTGCTCAGGCTTCTCCAATGAGACACCAGACCCCGCTCTGTGCAAAGCTATACTGGGGTTATCGATGGTGCCCTTTCTTCATATCTCATTAGACAATACCTGCCCTCTTCCCGTACACAAGGACACCCTGCTGCTGTCACTGGGTGCCCCTCTGTGCCTCTTAGCAAATCTGGATTGCTGCTGttatacagacaaaactacacaggatcttttcagggggcaagacaaagatgccacatttattatgataacaatttgatttatgaccaataactaatatcttaatccttatacacacacattatatctaatacctatacacacacatacacagacacacacattatcagatgttctgcagcagctgcatagttaccagtcctgaacattgcttgagttcgtggcttgattttgcagcttgggttcatAGCTTGTGgaggctaactggccaggaaagccgggcacaaggaagGGCGgggtctctgttgggcatgcaccAATGCCCTTCCACGTTGGCAGCAGAaagttaccctccaaagtctttCATCttacccatcctttttgtaggctttagtttgaatccagagtttaTGGGTCTTGCTGTgtcctctgggtttggtgattgatcacccgtcaattgcaggcgtgactttcagcctcggacctggctttgatcttccttctattgtaccttttctttttagggtggactcttcttatTTTTTTAGGGCttttgtctgcatcttcagccgttggtgtttgaactctatttcatcaggacaggctggggctggagactgattccatcatccatacatacctcattcacacatctaaactaaactaataagattacagcagggtttgcaaaaatgaaggttggagcaagcttttacaaaatggagtgagtgttttaaaatggggtttgaattacaatatggcaaacagtgaacagaaattacaatatagacaagtgtatgaatggtgaacagaagttacagtaTTGAGATACTAAAACATTGAAAGTCTCAGTGACAAAGGCTTTGGCtatacttgcatttcaaagcgctgccgcggcagcgctgccgcggcagcgctttgaagcgctaagtgtaatcaaagcgccagcgctgggagaaaactctcccagcgctgtccgtactccacttccctgtggggaataacggacagcgctgggagcgcggctcccagcgctggggctttgactacactggcgctttgtagcgccgcaatttgcagcgctgcagagggtgtgttttcacaccctgctgcagcgctgcaaatttgtaagtgtagccaagcccttaagcAGGAATTGGACTGATAGTGGAACTTACAAAGGCAGCCGGCTGAACAACTGTGGCTCTTAACAAGCATTGTAATTGTTAATTAGCCAGTTATTGGGGTAACTGGTTTTATgaattaatgttgtttcattcataaaactttacttatgaagttacattaataaagtgaacaattaaaaacaatttcattcatcagttctacacagcacagtgtgagaggaaacccaggctggtgggtcagaggttCAGTAGTACCCCCAGtcccaggtggcaccctggggggaacttGCCACAGAATGATTTTGAAAACTTTTGCTCCTATGAACAATTACCTTCCAAAGGAGCTAACGTACCTTGCTAAAGGAGTCGAACTGATTAGTTGCCTTTGAAGAACTTCAACAAAATAGAGAGACATTTGAAGGATTTGTCCTCAGAAATGTCATGCAAGCCCTCTGTTTTGAAAGATGCATGTGATGAAGCATCAACATTCAATAGTGCCAGCAAAATAGCCAAGATACTGCCCCCAAAATGTCAAGGTTCGATAGTCATGGAGCACTTTGGAATGCTGGTCCCAATCAGTGGTCTCAGattcatctagggtgaccagatgtcccgatttcatagggacagtcccgatttttgggtctttttcttatagaggctccttctaccccccaccaccatcctaatttttcacatttgctgtctggtcaccatagaTTCATCATGAACTGATTGATGAAACCAGGCGTGAACTGCAAAGGAGATTCTCTGAGAGGAACTCCAAGCTTTACAAAAGCTTGCCAGCAATCTATTCCATCAGCTCTCCAGATGTCTTGACATTGAAATCACTGTGTGCTTTGATTGACTTGCGTGGATTAGATATAGAGAAAGTGTAAATTGAAATGGCTGGATTTAAGCCACTGATAAataagaagtatcagaggggtagccgtgttagtctggttatgtagaagcagcaaagaatcctgtggcacttatagactaacagacgttttgcagcatgagctttcgtgggtgaatacccacttcttcggatgcaagaagaagaagtgggtattcacccacgaaagctcatgctgcaaaacgtctgttagtctataaggtgccacaggattctttgctgcttctgataAATAAGAGACATTGCAAAGAATGTGATGAAGGTCTAGGTGCTGGCAAGGAATTAAAGGAGGCGTTCCCGTGTAGGTGTGAAATGTTTATAGTGGTCTTATTGTTTGGAGCATTAACTGCAGCATGTGAGAATTCCTTGTCTTATCACAGGTCCTTATGCATGGCAGACTCTTCCCTGAACTGATTTGTGAGGCTGCAGCATCTCCACCTTCCAGACCCATTGCTGCCACAGCACCTAAAATACACTAGCCAGCTTGCAATGGCTTGGCTGAGAGGTGGCTGGCAGCTCCGGCAGGGAGAACAGCTCTCAATCCCCAAGCCTGCCCATGCGTCACTCCAAGCCAACATCACTTGTGACCAGCCACCGAAATGTGGGACATCTGGTTTTTGTTGCATGTTGTGCTGTGATTGGTTATTAACTATGAACCCTATTGTTAGGGATGTTTACTCACTCTGTCAAACAAATAGGTCAGCAGGAGTCATGCCCAATGGTGAAATCAGGAGTCAGGACCAAGACTTAGAGCAGTAACCAGGAATTGGAGCCAAGGCTCAAAGACGGGTTAATTGGAGTGACACAAAAGGAAGGAGAAGCTGCTGGGCGTAATAGCCAGTCTGCTGACTCTTGCCTCCAGTGGGGCGGGGTAGCCAGTCAGGCAGCCGACTACCAGCCAGCTCATGTGCTCGTTGTGTTGCCCAGAGAATGGCCCTGCTGCAGGCCTGAGTCGGTCAGTTACAGAAAAGAGGAAGGTCCAAACCGAGAGGCTTGGGGATTTCGGGAGAGGGTCCCTGCCAGGGGTATCAAGTGGAGGGAGGTGCAGAGAAAGAGGAGTGGTCCCTGCTTCTTCTGCCCCCAAACTGTACTAatgcctcccctgccctgccccccatgcaatgagtgctgctgcccccacccccaagtcaaTTCAGTGGGATGAGGCAGACCCTACCCGAGGGCTCTTCTATTGCTGCGGCTGCCCTTGCCCCCAgtagcagctcctccagcatcatccctgtgccctgactgggGTCCCTGGGTGCTACCGTAATTTAAATCTTAAATAGCTCACCCAAGAAGCTACATTGAAgtttcaaagtcaagcactcgAAAACTAGCAAATGCCAGGTAGGGTTTGGTTGCACTAGCAACTTAATTCTGCCCCCTGTGTGTCCATCCTTGGATGTACTGAATGAGGCACTTGTGCTGTGGGGAAAAGCCCCGGGGTGCCAGCTGCATGCCAGGTGGGCTGTGACTTGGAGGCAAGCAGTGTAGGTGCCGCAGCTGCTGGGCTGTATAGGGACTAGCCCTGGtgggcataggcgctgactccgtgggtgctccggggctggagcacccacggaaaaatattggtgggtgctcagcatccaccggcagctccccatggccccaccccacccccgctcacctctgcctcctccacgAGCGCGCCcccgcatcctgcttctcccccctcccttccaccctcccagcgcttgtgccaGAAAACAGCTGGTtcgcggggcagggagggagggggaaggaggggga
This genomic interval carries:
- the LOC123365019 gene encoding lymphocyte antigen 6E-like; translated protein: MKAFLLTLLVAVLCSSLAHSLVCFTCKDASSNWDCLASTTCASDENYCVTMYLGAGIGGHSGQSISKGCASVCPSAAPGGGINIGIAAASVSCCSSFLCNTSGASSVKVTYLVLAMAILATFIYIRAGL